A genomic region of Mycolicibacterium poriferae contains the following coding sequences:
- the hemW gene encoding radical SAM family heme chaperone HemW encodes MHSQLRDGVLPDLSAQAGRPFGVYIHVPFCATRCGYCDFNTYTPGELGGANPDGWLAALRTELRLGAAHLRAAPAADTVFVGGGTPSLLGAAGLGAVLDAVRESFGLAPDAEVTTEANPESTSPEFFAGLRAAGYTRVSLGMQSTAVHVLAALDRVHSPGRALDAAREAAAAGFDHVSLDLIYGTPGESDDDLARSVEAAIGAGIDHLSAYALVVEDGTALARRVRRGEIPAPDDDVLARRYELLDDRLREAGFHWYEVSNWARPGGECRHNIGYWDGGEWWGAGPGAHSYADATRWWNVKHPNAYATQLTAGVLPVADFETLDDATAHVEEVLLRIRLSSGLPTTALSTDEQTRAETAISDGLLSRDGERLVLTDRGRLLADAVVRDLLG; translated from the coding sequence GTGCATTCGCAGCTGCGAGACGGTGTGCTGCCCGATCTGTCGGCGCAGGCGGGCCGGCCCTTCGGCGTGTACATCCACGTGCCGTTCTGTGCGACCCGGTGCGGGTACTGCGACTTCAACACCTACACCCCCGGCGAACTGGGTGGCGCGAACCCCGACGGTTGGCTGGCCGCCCTGCGCACCGAACTGCGGCTCGGTGCTGCCCATCTGCGCGCCGCCCCGGCGGCCGACACCGTATTCGTGGGTGGCGGCACGCCGTCGCTGCTCGGCGCTGCCGGGCTGGGTGCCGTCCTCGACGCGGTGCGGGAGAGCTTCGGGCTCGCCCCGGACGCGGAGGTCACCACTGAAGCCAACCCCGAGTCGACGTCGCCGGAGTTCTTCGCCGGGTTACGCGCGGCCGGCTACACCCGGGTGTCGCTGGGGATGCAGTCCACCGCGGTGCACGTGCTGGCAGCGCTGGATCGTGTGCATTCGCCGGGGCGGGCGCTCGATGCGGCCCGCGAGGCCGCGGCGGCCGGGTTCGATCACGTCAGCCTCGATCTCATCTACGGCACACCGGGGGAGAGTGACGACGACCTGGCGCGCTCCGTGGAGGCCGCGATCGGGGCGGGCATCGACCATCTGTCGGCGTACGCGCTGGTGGTCGAGGACGGCACGGCGCTGGCCCGCCGGGTCCGGCGCGGTGAGATCCCCGCGCCGGACGACGACGTGCTCGCGCGCCGCTACGAACTGCTCGACGACCGGCTGCGCGAAGCGGGCTTCCACTGGTACGAGGTGTCCAACTGGGCCCGCCCGGGCGGCGAGTGCCGCCACAACATCGGCTACTGGGACGGCGGGGAATGGTGGGGCGCCGGGCCGGGCGCACACAGTTACGCCGATGCGACGCGCTGGTGGAATGTCAAGCACCCCAACGCTTATGCCACCCAGTTGACCGCCGGCGTGCTTCCGGTTGCCGATTTCGAGACCCTGGACGACGCGACGGCGCACGTCGAGGAGGTGCTGCTGCGGATCCGCCTGAGCTCGGGACTGCCGACCACAGCGCTGTCGACCGACGAACAGACGCGCGCCGAGACCGCGATCTCCGACGGTCTGCTGAGCCGCGACGGTGAACGGCTGGTGCTCACCGATCGCGGCAGGCTGCTCGCCGATGCTGTGGTGCGTGACCTCCTGGGCTGA
- a CDS encoding Ms4527A family Cys-rich leader peptide produces the protein MHAHGSSLAAAPNWGRWRIRGTIGYVTANHSFARRVALVARRHVDFKRVCSCCCLS, from the coding sequence ATGCACGCTCACGGGTCCAGTCTGGCAGCCGCCCCCAATTGGGGCAGGTGGCGCATTCGTGGCACAATCGGTTACGTGACTGCAAACCACAGCTTCGCCCGCAGGGTCGCGCTCGTGGCACGCCGCCATGTCGACTTCAAGCGCGTTTGCAGCTGTTGCTGTCTGTCTTGA
- a CDS encoding nitrite/sulfite reductase, with the protein MTTTNPAGSPATTDSAGSPATTNPADAPAKKPAKRPRGEGQWALGYREPLNANEQSKKDDNPLNVRDRIENIYAKNGFESIDKGDLRGRFRWWGLYTQRKQGYDGTWTGDENTDMLEDSFFMLRVRSDGGALTAASLRTLGEISTEFARDTADISDRQNIQYHWIRVEDMPEIWRRLDAVGLQTTEACGDCPRVVLGSPLGGESLDEVIDGTPAVDEIVRRYIGKKELSNLPRKFKTAISGLQDVVHEVNDVAFIGVNHPEHGPGFDLWVGGGLSTNPMLGQRVGAWVPLDEVPDVWEAVVSAFRDYGYRRLRSKARLKFLIKDWGVEKFRKVLEEEYLKRPLIDGPAPDPVARPIDHVGVQKLRNGLNAVGVAPIAGRVSGTILSKVADLAEAAGSDRIRFTPYQKLIVLDVPDDKLDELRAGLDALGLPSTPSHWRRNLMACTGIEFCKLSFAETRKRAQTLVPELEQRLEDINAELDVPVTVNINGCPNSCARIQVADIGFKGQMVDDGDGPIEGFQVHLGGSLGLDSGFGRKLRQHKVLSSELGDYVERVVRNFVKQREQGERFATWALRADDADLR; encoded by the coding sequence ATGACGACGACCAATCCGGCCGGCTCGCCGGCCACCACCGATTCGGCCGGCTCGCCGGCCACCACCAATCCGGCCGACGCCCCAGCCAAGAAGCCCGCCAAGCGCCCCCGCGGTGAAGGTCAGTGGGCACTCGGCTACCGCGAGCCCCTCAACGCCAACGAGCAGTCCAAGAAGGACGACAACCCGCTCAACGTGCGGGACCGCATCGAAAATATCTACGCCAAGAACGGCTTCGAGTCCATCGACAAGGGTGACCTGCGTGGCCGTTTTCGCTGGTGGGGGCTCTACACCCAGCGCAAGCAGGGCTATGACGGCACCTGGACCGGTGACGAGAACACCGACATGCTCGAGGACTCGTTCTTCATGCTGCGGGTTCGCAGTGACGGTGGTGCGCTGACCGCCGCCTCGCTGCGCACGCTGGGTGAGATCTCGACCGAGTTCGCCCGCGACACCGCCGACATCTCCGACCGTCAGAACATCCAGTACCACTGGATCCGCGTCGAGGACATGCCGGAGATCTGGCGGCGTCTGGACGCGGTCGGCCTGCAGACCACCGAGGCGTGTGGCGACTGCCCCCGTGTCGTGCTGGGCTCGCCGCTGGGCGGTGAGTCGCTCGACGAGGTCATCGACGGCACCCCCGCGGTCGACGAGATCGTCCGGCGCTATATCGGCAAGAAGGAGCTGTCCAACCTGCCGCGCAAGTTCAAGACCGCGATCTCCGGTCTGCAGGACGTCGTTCACGAGGTCAACGACGTGGCGTTCATCGGCGTCAACCACCCCGAGCACGGTCCCGGGTTCGACCTGTGGGTCGGCGGCGGGCTGTCGACGAACCCGATGCTCGGCCAGCGGGTCGGGGCCTGGGTGCCGCTCGACGAGGTGCCCGATGTGTGGGAAGCCGTGGTCAGCGCGTTCCGCGACTACGGCTACCGCCGGTTGCGCTCCAAGGCGCGGCTGAAGTTCCTGATCAAGGACTGGGGCGTCGAGAAATTCCGGAAGGTTCTCGAGGAGGAGTACCTGAAGCGCCCGCTGATCGACGGCCCCGCTCCGGATCCGGTGGCCCGCCCCATCGACCACGTCGGTGTGCAGAAGCTGCGTAACGGCCTCAACGCCGTCGGGGTCGCGCCCATCGCCGGACGCGTCTCGGGCACCATCCTGAGCAAGGTCGCCGACCTGGCCGAGGCGGCGGGGTCGGACCGCATCCGCTTCACGCCCTATCAGAAGCTGATCGTCTTGGACGTGCCCGACGACAAGCTCGACGAGCTGCGCGCAGGGCTGGACGCGTTGGGTCTTCCGTCGACGCCGTCGCACTGGCGGCGCAACCTGATGGCCTGCACCGGCATCGAGTTCTGCAAGCTGTCGTTCGCCGAGACCCGTAAGCGGGCACAGACGCTGGTGCCCGAACTCGAGCAGCGGCTCGAGGACATCAACGCTGAACTCGACGTGCCGGTCACCGTCAACATCAACGGCTGCCCGAACTCGTGCGCCCGCATCCAGGTCGCCGACATCGGATTCAAGGGCCAGATGGTCGACGACGGAGACGGCCCGATCGAGGGTTTCCAGGTCCATCTGGGCGGCAGCCTGGGCCTGGACAGCGGTTTCGGTCGCAAACTGCGCCAGCACAAGGTGCTCTCCAGCGAACTCGGCGACTACGTCGAGCGCGTCGTGCGCAACTTCGTGAAACAAAGGGAGCAGGGCGAGCGTTTTGCCACTTGGGCCCTGAGGGCCGACGACGCGGACTTGAGGTGA
- a CDS encoding phosphoadenylyl-sulfate reductase, whose product MTVVTRDDADLQELAERGAAELGPDATAEELLRWTDENFGGLGQGSGYIVASNMQDAVLVDLAAKVRPGVDILFLDTGYHFVETIGTRDAVESVYDVNVVNVRPERTVAEQDAEFGKNLFERDANACCGMRKVEPLSKALSGYSAWVTGIRRVESPTRANAPLISWDKAFGLVKINPLAAWTDEQMQDYVDAHGILVNPLVDEGYPSIGCAPCTNKPALGADPRSGRWAGQTKTECGLHAS is encoded by the coding sequence ATGACTGTGGTGACACGAGACGACGCAGACCTGCAGGAGCTGGCCGAGCGCGGGGCTGCCGAACTCGGCCCCGATGCGACCGCTGAGGAACTGCTGCGCTGGACCGACGAGAACTTCGGCGGACTCGGCCAGGGATCCGGGTACATCGTCGCGTCGAACATGCAGGACGCGGTGCTTGTCGACCTCGCCGCCAAGGTGCGCCCGGGCGTCGACATCCTGTTCCTCGACACCGGCTATCACTTCGTCGAGACGATCGGTACCCGCGACGCTGTCGAGTCCGTCTACGACGTCAACGTGGTCAACGTCCGCCCCGAGCGGACGGTCGCCGAGCAGGACGCCGAGTTCGGCAAGAACCTGTTCGAGCGCGACGCCAACGCCTGCTGCGGCATGCGCAAGGTGGAGCCGCTGTCCAAGGCGTTGAGCGGCTACTCCGCGTGGGTCACCGGCATCCGCCGGGTGGAGTCCCCGACGCGGGCCAATGCCCCGCTGATCAGCTGGGACAAGGCTTTCGGTCTGGTGAAGATCAACCCGCTGGCGGCGTGGACCGACGAGCAGATGCAGGATTACGTCGACGCCCACGGCATTCTGGTGAACCCCCTCGTCGACGAGGGCTACCCCTCCATCGGGTGCGCGCCGTGCACGAACAAGCCGGCGCTGGGCGCCGATCCGCGCAGCGGTCGCTGGGCGGGCCAGACCAAGACCGAATGCGGACTGCACGCC